From Plasmodium brasilianum strain Bolivian I chromosome Unknown PB_00_09, whole genome shotgun sequence, the proteins below share one genomic window:
- a CDS encoding fam-m protein: protein MYYKNLLLLFIKIDAFILLSWIFLFNHNNMFNKSLSKDSNSLEKLDKRSCRLLAKYNNDKDSNVLVLKDLPYKGEHEKIIITNNKRRNKEKNKQSIKSLLNKAQYYTEVIDYNNGMFDGKHFHFQKKW from the exons atgtattataaaaatttgttactcttatttattaaaattgatGCATTTATCCTTTTGTCTTGGATATTCCTTTTTAAccataat aaCATGTTTAACAAATCTTTGAGTAAGGATAGCAATTCTTTGGAAAAATTAGATAAAAGAAGTTGTAGATTATtggcaaaatataataatgataaggATTCAAATGTTTTAGTTTTAAAAGATTTACCATATAAGGGAGAAcacgaaaaaataattataactaataataaaagaagaaataaagaaaaaaataaacaatcaatcaaaagtttattaaataaggcACAATACTATACAGAAGTtatagattataataatggaa